The following proteins are encoded in a genomic region of Mycobacterium sp. 155:
- a CDS encoding S26 family signal peptidase, protein MTWPRSVKVIATLVATAGIGWVRSRVFTVGVSGPSMAPTLRDGDALVVYRVRRVRPGDVVIARFNSRPDLLVVKRAIRPYCGGWWIEGDNPLVADDSRKYGEAVVTARVLFRYWRAAP, encoded by the coding sequence GTGACCTGGCCGCGGAGCGTGAAGGTGATTGCGACGCTCGTCGCCACAGCGGGTATCGGCTGGGTGCGGTCGCGGGTGTTCACCGTCGGAGTTTCCGGTCCGTCGATGGCGCCGACGTTGCGCGACGGCGACGCGCTCGTGGTCTACCGGGTGCGGCGGGTACGACCTGGTGACGTGGTGATCGCGCGGTTCAACAGCCGGCCTGATCTGCTCGTGGTCAAACGGGCCATCCGGCCGTACTGCGGCGGGTGGTGGATCGAGGGTGACAACCCCCTAGTCGCCGACGACTCCCGTAAGTACGGCGAGGCTGTCGTGACGGCCCGGGTCCTGTTCCGGTATTGGCGCGCAGCGCCTTGA
- a CDS encoding DUF488 family protein: MSAPPPREAHWPVGAIFTVGHSTLPIEAFVDLLKSYGIERLADIRTIPRSRHNPQFNDSELSGSLRAHGIEYMPLPALGGLRHTRKDSPNTGWKNKSFRGYADYMQTEAFQHAIEALIVLGHEKPTCIMCAEAVPWRCHRSLVADALYAHGVPVVEILSATDYRMHKLTRFAQVHGTSVSYPPEQQTLL; the protein is encoded by the coding sequence ATGAGCGCTCCTCCGCCACGCGAAGCACACTGGCCCGTCGGTGCGATCTTCACCGTCGGGCATTCGACATTACCGATCGAGGCCTTTGTCGACCTGCTGAAGAGCTACGGCATCGAGCGACTCGCGGACATCCGCACGATTCCGCGTTCGCGCCATAACCCGCAGTTCAACGACAGCGAGCTATCCGGCAGCTTGAGGGCCCACGGCATCGAATACATGCCGCTGCCGGCGTTGGGTGGCCTGCGGCACACCCGAAAGGATTCACCCAATACGGGGTGGAAGAACAAGAGCTTTCGCGGCTACGCCGATTACATGCAGACCGAGGCGTTCCAGCACGCGATCGAAGCGCTGATCGTGCTCGGCCACGAAAAGCCCACGTGCATCATGTGCGCCGAAGCAGTGCCGTGGCGCTGCCACCGCTCGTTGGTCGCCGATGCGCTCTACGCGCACGGTGTTCCCGTCGTGGAGATCTTGTCCGCCACCGACTATCGGATGCACAAGCTCACCCGTTTCGCGCAGGTCCACGGCACGTCGGTGTCCTATCCGCCTGAGCAACAGACGCTTCTCTGA
- a CDS encoding Dyp-type peroxidase has translation MATPERSGAVQPQPVLMPVTPAAAFLVATIDVGGEAAVHDALGNLSGLVRSVGFRDPAKHLSMVTSIGSAAWDRLFGGPRPAELHPFIELDGPRHRAPATPGDLLFHIRGESMDVCFALAGHVHNAMSGAITVVDEVHGFRFFDNRDLLGFVDGTENPGGALAVSSTAIGDEDPDFRGGSYVHVQKYLHDMTDWDALSVTEQERAFGRTKLEDIEFPDADKPRNSHLALNVITDDDGTELKIVRHNMPFGEVGRKESGTYYIAYARTPKVTERMLRNMFLGDPPGNTDRILDFSTAVTGGLFFTPTVDFLDDPPPLPRGATPDSELSIGSLKGTTQ, from the coding sequence ATGGCGACACCGGAGCGCAGCGGCGCGGTGCAACCGCAACCCGTACTGATGCCGGTGACCCCCGCCGCGGCCTTTCTGGTGGCGACCATCGACGTGGGCGGCGAGGCCGCCGTGCATGACGCGCTCGGCAATCTGTCCGGGTTGGTCCGGTCTGTGGGATTCCGCGACCCGGCCAAGCATCTGTCGATGGTCACCTCGATCGGCTCTGCCGCCTGGGATCGGCTGTTCGGCGGGCCGCGCCCTGCTGAGTTGCACCCTTTCATCGAACTCGACGGACCGCGGCACCGCGCCCCGGCCACGCCGGGTGACCTGCTCTTCCACATCCGTGGGGAAAGCATGGATGTCTGCTTCGCGCTGGCGGGCCATGTCCACAATGCGATGTCCGGCGCGATCACGGTGGTCGACGAGGTGCACGGCTTCCGGTTCTTCGACAACCGGGATCTGCTCGGATTCGTCGACGGCACCGAAAACCCCGGCGGTGCACTGGCAGTCAGTTCGACCGCCATCGGGGACGAGGACCCCGACTTTCGCGGCGGCAGCTACGTGCACGTGCAGAAGTACCTGCACGACATGACGGACTGGGATGCGCTGTCGGTGACAGAACAGGAACGTGCGTTCGGGCGCACCAAACTCGAGGACATCGAATTCCCCGACGCCGACAAGCCGCGCAATTCCCACCTGGCACTCAACGTCATCACCGACGACGACGGCACCGAACTCAAGATCGTCCGGCACAACATGCCATTTGGTGAGGTGGGGCGAAAGGAATCCGGTACCTATTACATTGCGTACGCTCGCACTCCGAAGGTCACCGAACGCATGCTGCGCAACATGTTTCTGGGCGATCCACCCGGCAACACGGACCGCATCCTGGATTTCTCCACCGCCGTCACCGGCGGTCTGTTCTTCACGCCCACAGTCGATTTCCTCGACGATCCACCGCCACTGCCACGGGGTGCCACACCGGACAGCGAATTGTCGATCGGAAGCTTGAAGGGAACCACGCAGTGA
- the sodN gene encoding superoxide dismutase, Ni codes for MRLPFFLAPRVIASAHCDLPCGVYDPAQARIEAESIKAIAEKYQANEDPEFRTRSLIIKEQRSELVKHHLWVLWTDYFKPPHFEKYPQLHQLVNEATKLAGASGTKGSADPEVAQQLLDKIDEIAKIFWETKKS; via the coding sequence ATGCGACTGCCGTTCTTCCTCGCCCCTCGCGTCATTGCCAGTGCACACTGCGATCTGCCTTGCGGTGTGTACGACCCGGCCCAGGCGCGGATCGAGGCCGAATCAATCAAGGCCATCGCGGAGAAGTACCAGGCCAATGAGGACCCCGAGTTCCGCACCCGCTCGCTGATCATCAAGGAACAGCGTTCGGAACTGGTCAAGCACCACCTCTGGGTGCTGTGGACCGACTATTTCAAGCCGCCCCACTTCGAGAAGTACCCCCAGCTGCATCAGCTGGTGAACGAGGCGACCAAGCTTGCCGGCGCGTCCGGTACCAAGGGCTCGGCCGACCCCGAGGTGGCACAACAGCTCCTCGACAAGATCGATGAGATCGCCAAGATCTTCTGGGAGACCAAGAAGTCCTGA
- a CDS encoding CdaR family transcriptional regulator has translation MNEARIAELASWAQSRLADLVDQAYVATIERIPLYRTGDLVSSRELRESITQNLHFVLSAVAHPDTDVDLTVPAATGRRRAQQGVPLPEVLRAYRVSFSTLWEALVARARCAAHQQDTDALLAAASTIWQLTDEHAVALTEAYRATTAELLVGRQQRRSALVEALFTGHPSPDGGPAEAATLLDLPPDATFVVVAADTKGLAEESLPGIERRLAEHGVASAWRLTPALQLGVVALRADQHAEAITVMRRSATARTGVSPEYRSLADTPRSLQLARSALAMLAPGTRDVRVFTANPLEALLARTPDEARRLVRLVLGPVLELSHDDGGVLLDTLITYIENDGSAESAAKLLHCHPNTVRYRLRRLHELTGRSLMDPPGVAQLATAAYALRLTPGLTDSDAVDN, from the coding sequence GTGAACGAGGCGAGGATCGCGGAACTGGCATCGTGGGCCCAGAGCCGTCTTGCCGATCTCGTCGATCAGGCCTATGTCGCCACAATCGAACGCATTCCGCTGTACCGCACGGGAGATCTCGTCTCTTCGAGGGAGCTTCGCGAGTCCATCACGCAAAACCTGCACTTCGTCCTCAGTGCGGTGGCGCACCCAGACACGGATGTCGATCTCACCGTCCCGGCCGCAACGGGTCGTCGCCGGGCGCAGCAAGGTGTTCCGTTACCGGAGGTCCTACGCGCGTACCGCGTCAGTTTTTCGACGCTGTGGGAAGCGCTGGTTGCCCGGGCCCGGTGTGCTGCGCACCAGCAAGACACCGATGCCCTGTTGGCTGCGGCCAGCACGATCTGGCAGCTGACCGACGAACATGCGGTAGCACTTACCGAGGCCTACCGCGCCACGACAGCCGAGCTGCTGGTGGGACGCCAGCAGCGCCGGTCGGCTCTGGTCGAAGCGTTGTTCACCGGCCACCCGAGCCCGGACGGCGGCCCGGCGGAGGCGGCCACCCTCCTCGACCTGCCGCCCGACGCAACGTTTGTCGTCGTCGCCGCGGACACCAAGGGCCTCGCCGAGGAGAGCCTTCCCGGTATCGAACGTCGTCTCGCCGAGCACGGTGTCGCCTCGGCCTGGCGTCTGACCCCGGCGCTACAACTCGGTGTGGTTGCCCTACGGGCGGACCAGCACGCTGAGGCGATCACCGTGATGCGCCGGTCCGCGACTGCGCGAACCGGCGTGAGCCCCGAATACCGGTCGTTGGCCGATACGCCACGTTCACTGCAGTTGGCGAGGTCGGCGTTGGCCATGCTCGCACCGGGCACGCGCGATGTACGCGTTTTCACCGCGAATCCGTTGGAGGCTCTCCTCGCGCGCACACCCGACGAGGCGCGACGCCTCGTGCGCCTGGTTCTCGGGCCGGTGCTGGAGCTGTCGCATGACGATGGCGGCGTGCTACTCGACACGCTCATCACCTACATCGAGAACGACGGATCGGCCGAATCGGCCGCGAAACTTCTGCACTGTCATCCGAATACCGTTCGGTACCGGCTACGCCGGTTACACGAACTCACCGGTCGTTCACTGATGGATCCACCAGGCGTCGCCCAACTGGCTACCGCCGCTTACGCGCTGAGATTGACTCCTGGCCTGACGGACTCCGATGCTGTCGACAACTGA